In the Octopus bimaculoides isolate UCB-OBI-ISO-001 chromosome 18, ASM119413v2, whole genome shotgun sequence genome, one interval contains:
- the LOC106869612 gene encoding octopine dehydrogenase — protein MEVTVFATESKAAENWKTTLKAKDATMVVNFPRKDGSMYPEKGRPGTITDKAGDFVTESDVIILSSSPNNFQDYLKAMKKYIKKRTVIIGVPGRSGFEYQCRTCLEELGEQCTIVNLEMCPWICEQVKFGSQIDVKVTVASIVTSTLFGTSPPKRGPLSILQLIIGGDCALQNSLNFMSVLLSPFVYLECCLLFGRWSEWDEKPLESEVGLFEDVSEKTAEMISNCSKECSKIVQAIKTSKPEVKINDYKGIEDWFAGFKDCIGDSSSLLTTLKTCKIWGDIKHPMKKDRRKSEYTPDLEERISEYLSYGLIVIRGVAEILQQETPVIDKLITWCQTKSKKSYMKDGKVLTDKNIQNTSCPQKYKFSTPNEILFVKALPTDIEL, from the exons ATGGAAGTCACGGTTTTTGCCACAGAAAGCAAAGCAGCGGAGAACTGGAAAACTACTCTGAAAGCAAag gATGCAACAATGGTGGTCAATTTTCCAAGAAAAGACGGTTCTATGTATCCCGAAAAAGGAAGACCTGGAACAATAACGGATAAAGCAGGAGATTTCGTCACTGAAAGTGATGTTATCATACTGTCTTCTTCTCCAAACAATTTCCAGGATTATTTAAAAGCCAtgaagaaatacattaaaaagagAACAGTTATCATAGGTGTACCTGGCAGATCAGGTTTTGAATATCAGTGTCGGACATGTCTCGAAGAGCTTGGTGAACAATGTACCATCGTTAACTTAGAGATGTGTCCTTGGATATGCGAACAAGTCAAATTTGGTTCTCAAATTGATGTCAAGGTGACAGTAGCATCGATTGTAACCTCCACTCTGTTCGGGACATCTCCCCCGAAACGTGGGCCACTGTCAATTTTGCAGTTAATAATTGGCGGTGACTGCGCGCTTCAAAATTCTCTTAACTTTATGTCTGTACTCCTCTCGCCCTTCGTATATCTTGAATGCTGTCTTTTGTTCGGAAGATGGAGTGAATGGGACGAAAAGCCGCTGGAAAGTGAAGTGGGGTTGTTTGAAGACGTCAGCGAAAAGACAGCCGAAATGATTTCAAACTGTTCTAAAGAATGTTCTAAAATCGTCCAGGCTATAAAAACAAGCAAACCAGAAGTGAAAATCAACGACTATAAAGGAATAGAAGACTGGTTTGCCGGATTTAAAGACTGCATTGGAGACAGCAGTAGCTTACTGACAACATTGAAAACTTGTAAGATATGGGGAGACATTAAGCACCCAATGAAAAAAGATAGGAGAAAGTCAGAATACACACCAGATTTAGAAGAGCGAATCTCAGAATATTTATCGTATGGTTTAATTGTAATTCGGGGCGTTGCTGAAATTCTTCAGCAAGAAACGCCCGTGATTGACAAATTGATAACTTGGTGCCagacaaaaagcaaaaagagTTACATGAAGGACGGTAAAGTGTTAACAGACAAAAACATTCAGAACACATCCTGCCCTCAGAAGTATAAGTTCAGCACACCTAACGAAATCCTTTTTGTAAAAGCGTTACCGACAGATATAGAACTTTGA